AACACTTTCTGGCACTGCAAGTATTATATTAGTGATAGAAAGTAGTTGTTGTCGTCCTTGTCCTTTGGAGTTCAATTTACATTGTAAATAACTCTTAGTGTGTCAAAGAAGATGTGAAGTAGCACCAGACATTATCATACCAAAACAATGCTTGCAATGTATACATTCAACTTTCAACGAACCATCAAGGAGTGTAAGTCCTTTGAAATCGTCTCAAACTTtagatgttttctttcttttctttttctcaaacaGATTTTCAATTTCATTATCTTGAACATCCACTACATTCTCAATTGGAATTCCTTGAACCTCGTTGCATGTTTCATTCATTACATCCATAATTGGAATTGAAGATGTGCGTGCAGCATATGAGATGCCAATAGAAGGCATTGAATCGAAAGGTGTGGGTAACATTTGTTAtcctaaaataacataaaagaaaaatctaaataagTATATAGACTACTAAAACCAAATAACACAACCACATAACCAAAAGACAAACAAAAATCTAATCACATAATCTAACCTCATTCTCATAGAAATGCATACATTCACTCAATCATGGATCCATATCAATACATAGCTATATATCATTCTAAGAGACAGCATTGCATATATTAAAAGCCATGTAATTTCATAGAAAACCTCATTCTCATAGAAAATCAATTTAACCTCGTTCTAAGAGGCAGCATTGCACACATTAAAAGCCATGTAATTTCCTTATTGGACTTTAGAGTGTTGGATTAAAAGCCATGTTCATTGAATTTCACCAAAATAGTAAAACGAACTCATGTCTACCAAAACTAAATCCACTCAGGCAATGAAGAGGGCCGCGGTGAGAGACGGTGGAGAGAGAGACAACAAGAGGCTTCAGGGAGGCGGAGGCTTTCTTTTCTGAAGTCGGCAACGAGAGGCTTAGGCAGTGAGAGGCGACAAGAGGTAGCGAGCGCGGACAGTGAGAGGCTTATGAActattaatgattttatatctAAAACTGGATCATGCACGCGCACACGCGATATCTAAAATCGGGTCCTGGAGTGAATTTTTCAGTTACGGATTTCACTTCTTTGCCGATTCAATCTATCTGACCAATACCTATTCTCCAATTAATAGATgtcaacagagagagagagagagagagagagagagagagagtatacCGGCCAGAAAATAGACGGCAGCAGCGAAGGAGATGACACGACAGGAACGGTGCGGTGAAAGCAATCGGCGGCTGTCGAGAAGAATTTCAGAATCAGCAAAGTAGGGGTGATCAGTGATGGATCGCCGGCAGCATCTATTGTAGatcagagagagagggggagagagatctGGCACTGCTTGGATTTTTTCAATAGCTTACTCTTACAGGGCATATGAGCGCGGGCCATCAAACGATGTCATTTTCGcaatcaatttaaaattaagataaattacactcaacaccttgaaaaaattaagaagtgAGTTATACTAGAGGGCCAAACAACCTCACAGAGAGTCTTACAAAATAGGGTtagaaagacaaaaataccctccaTTGCACAGCCAAGCCCTcgcctctctcctctctcctctctcctcttTCCCTCCCATGGCTACGCACAGAGCCCTCGCTCCTTCTTCTCTATCTTCTCCGAGCAACTGCCGACCACCGCGTCTCACCTCTCTCATCGCTAGCATCGTTGCCTTGCTGACCATCGCTGGTTGCAACGACGATTAGCGAGGCGAGGTGAGGCACGGCGACGAGCAAGGCGAGACGAGGCGCAGCATGGCGACGAACGAGGTGAGGTGCGACGATCGCTCGGAGaagacaaagaggaagaagacgaggGCTCTACAAAACAATCATGGGagaagggagaaatgagagaggtGAAGGTGGGTGAAGGCATTTGGGTCTTTTTGACCCCCTTTCGGTAAGCTCGTCGGTAAGTCTGTCGAGCTTTCTAGCATTTTCCTTAAGAAGTATTGTCTGTCTATAATTCTAGCTATATTTTCTTGTACTTTCCTCATGCCtcatagaatttaaaaaatttaatataacaaaaatatttttacatttttttcttcacATCCTCTCTTCACCTTGTATAAAAAACTAGCTAGAATTCGATTGTTCATCGATCTCTctcttttaagttaaaaaataatttaactattattgaattaaagaaaaagagaaagatcaaCAAACTCTTGAATTTTGACCAATTGGAAGAAAAGGATAAACGGTGGGTGAGGTAGAGAATGAGagtattttcatcatattaacaaaaaaataaataaagcagTTAGAGGTGAAAAGTCAAATAAAGTTActgttatttctcaaatatttagggttatttatttatttaattcaatacaacataaaattatatcaaaattctTTAATGTGAAACCAATAGTaaaccaaaatattaaaatttaaatttatgtctaAACACAAGAAATCATAGTTTTTGAGGGCTCTAATGGACTACAACAATAAGAAAAGGCTTTTTTGTCAATAGTTATAAACCTAATGTGTTTTGTGTTAATTTGCCAAGTTATTTATCTTGGCCTTTTGATGTTCattttaaaatctaagaattgtgatattcagtttgatttttaggaattaatatcaaaatcaagCCAATTGAAAATCTCATTCAACCCTTATATTCATGTAAACAATATCAGATATACGTAGTAAAATAGtatattatttacatacatCGATACTTTAATGATGCTCAAAAGGTATTGTAATAAGCTCACTTTTCCACATATTGATCAGAATCATGGAAGTTTCAGAtgctaaaaggaaaaaaaaaaaagaaagaacagaatCTGTGAAGTAAATTCTTCTGTGCTGTATTCATAGATCCCCAGATACAGATTCTTGGTGTCTGTTGGCTTCTGACAAAAGAAGTTTTTTCAACTAAGCTGATTCTTGAGAACAAACTAAGTGAATGTTCTTGAGCTCTATGCATAACAATGCAGACTCTGAACTTCTAACCATGGAGCCCTTGTGCTCGAGTTACTACtacaatcaaaataatgacAATGGAGAGGAGCAATGAGGATCTAAGTTCATTATCCAGCTTGTTACCGATTTCAGCAGCCGGGTTTTTGCTGTCGGGAGGCTGAAATAACTTGTCTACAAGAGAGCTGAATTTCTCAATGAGTTCCATAACCATTGCTTTAGCCATGTCCAAAATCCACTTCACTATCTGTGCAGCTAAGTCGAAATCTTCTCCAGAGCTCTCGGGCCCTTCCTCTTTGGCTGCATTGATAGATAATGTTGCATGGCAGACATCAGTATTAGATACCCAAACAAAAGGGGTTAAGAGATATATAAAACTGTGATCATGAAAAATGGATGCAAACCTCTGCAGAGCGACTGCCTGAGATCCTGAACTGCCTTGTTGTTCATTATGGCATCCCACACTGCTTTATCGGATGATATTGAAACGACCATTTTCTACATATAAACACAGATAGAGTTCTCCATTAACATGATCAAAAGCCGCAAGTGCAGTTGTAAGAACAAAAATGTTTCCAAGACACTGTatagagaggaaaagaaagaaccTGAATTGAGGGTTCTGTTTGGAGCAACCTAAAAGCATCATCAACTCTTCTATATCCCAAAGATTGCAGCATTCTTGGACTGTAAAGGGATATCATCTGGTGAAGCCAGTCAAATCCAGGCTTTTGAAAGCTCAGCAAGAAGCtgcaaaaaagagagaattcttCAGAATGACAAATTGACAACTGATAGTTGGagattacataaataaaaaatattcaaggaATCATCACCAAAATTCTATGGGTTGGCAAAAAATCACAAGAGGAGAAAAACCCGCAAAGATGTCAACAAAGTCACTCACCTTTGAAGGTCAGATATGGCTTTATTGGCTTCAGTTGGAGATGGAACGGGGCCAAAAACAGAGTCATAATAAGACCAAACCACACTTTTATTTTCACCGGGGCATGAAGAATTGGTTCCGATTGGCCTGAAGGATGCAGTGGAATTGGCTGCCACTGGAAGGTTCAGATGAGaaggacaagaagaagaagtgggtTGGTTGGGAGAGTGAAGGTTAGTAGCTCTTGGTAGATTGAGGTGGTCAGAAGCAGCGGTGGCAGCCCCAACCCCACCGGCTACCGGTGGTGGTAGCATCACTCCTCCACCCATGTGGTGTTTCCTCTGAGCTTGAGCTTCAATCTTTGGGGATAAAACTCAGAAGCAGAAGAAA
The Diospyros lotus cultivar Yz01 chromosome 12, ASM1463336v1, whole genome shotgun sequence DNA segment above includes these coding regions:
- the LOC127787056 gene encoding uncharacterized protein LOC127787056; the encoded protein is MGGGVMLPPPVAGGVGAATAASDHLNLPRATNLHSPNQPTSSSCPSHLNLPVAANSTASFRPIGTNSSCPGENKSVVWSYYDSVFGPVPSPTEANKAISDLQSFLLSFQKPGFDWLHQMISLYSPRMLQSLGYRRVDDAFRLLQTEPSIQKMVVSISSDKAVWDAIMNNKAVQDLRQSLCRAKEEGPESSGEDFDLAAQIVKWILDMAKAMVMELIEKFSSLVDKLFQPPDSKNPAAEIGNKLDNELRSSLLLSIVIILIVVVTRAQGLHG